The Coffea eugenioides isolate CCC68of chromosome 8, Ceug_1.0, whole genome shotgun sequence genome has a segment encoding these proteins:
- the LOC113780332 gene encoding disease resistance protein RPM1-like, producing MALTILSSVLNQLSILLREEGQLLGGLRQEVELIGDELGHMRAFLRVAETKEEDADPRLQEWIKQVREAAYDIEDVLDEFVARFARHPATGFHGSVRTIFNSIKTLRARHKVAEQLQSIKARVKNISEGHRRYQSEFGVTIQAAESLAAVNNTTWRYSRDDALLVEEAELVGIDNPRQQLISQLLEGDDSQLKVVSVVGMGGLGKTTLVKKVHEDLDVRRHFPVRAFVTVSQTCNFQELLKDLTRQLHNELKKPVPESIEAMNAIQLKQFVKDFLQQAGRYAIVFDDIWDVEFWNAIRFALPENGYGNRVMLTTRKADVASASCNKSQDYVYKMVPLSFEDSWTLFCNKIFKGNGCPAHLTDVAKGILGKCEGLPLAVLAISGLLALKDVNIAEEWEMVRRSLVGELEGSGMLDRVRKILSLSYNDLPCHLKTCLLYLSIYPEDYEIGCHTLVQLWSAEGFVGKREGMTMMDVGYNYLRELVNRSLIQVTESLYEGIPRDCRIHDLVREVVLSKAREQNMITITTGQYTKWFSQKVRRLVVHSSSNNTEQHQESQCYSFKHLRSFITMNPLISRTLLSKVLTSGRLLKVLDLCNEETLEEIPNEIFNLYHLRHLNLYGTGVQAVPKFIGKLRNLEYLDLRETEVKELPMEILKLKKLEHLMVYQKVDSSDDRYGVHGFKAPSKLGGLLALESLTTIDVSSGSATVKEIGKLTQLRRLGISNLRREDGKVLCSSLATLTRLWELNIASIRNEGGDYEVMDLNHHDQQQHSLSSSTPSSFLQSLRMLILYGRLEMMPQWIAHLESLVRIDLRWSRLRVEEDPLEPLHHLPNLVTIQFFGSYQGEGLFFKAGGFLKLKKLYLEKLEKLKWLKVEDGALPNLQELDLNALPSLHKLTLDRLPLLEELPLGIQHSRNLRKLYLSGLSSQLMEKLENLNEDTEDYRKIAHVSEVVIQLWTDEEGWRLHRLWGKKM from the coding sequence ATGGCACTAACAATTCTGTCTTCTGTGTTAAATCAGCTCTCAATTCTCCTGCGTGAAGAGGGACAACTTTTGGGAGGGCTTCGCCAAGAGGTTGAACTCATCGGGGATGAGTTGGGGCACATGAGAGCATTCCTGAGAGTGGCAGAAACGAAGGAAGAAGATGCAGATCCCAGGCTCCAAGAATGGATCAAGCAAGTTCGAGAAGCCGCTTATGACATTGAAGATGTTCTTGATGAATTCGTGGCTCGCTTTGCTCGCCATCCAGCAACAGGCTTCCATGGCTCTGTTCGGACAATTTTCAACTCCATAAAGACATTGCGAGCTCGTCATAAGGTTGCTGAGCAACTGCAAAGCATCAAGGCCAGAGTAAAGAATATTTCTGAAGGGCATCGGAGATACCAATCAGAGTTCGGTGTTACTATCCAAGCGGCCGAGTCTCTTGCTGCTGTTAACAACACAACATGGCGCTATAGCAGGGATGATGCACTTCTCGTGGAAGAAGCTGAACTAGTTGGCATTGATAACCCCAGACAACAGCTGATTTCTCAACTACTCGAGGGGGATGATTCCCAGCTCAAAGTTGTTTCTGTGGTTGGTATGGGAGGACTCGGTAAAACTACATTAGTTAAAAAAGTCCATGAAGATTTAGATGTTAGAAGGCATTTCCCAGTTCGTGCCTTCGTAACTGTCTCTCAAACATGCAACTTCCAGGAGCTCCTAAAAGACTTGACTCGGCAGTTACACAATGAATTGAAGAAACCAGTTCCAGAATCGATTGAGGCAATGAATGCAATTCAGCTGAAACAATTTGTTaaagattttcttcaacaagctGGAAGGTATGCAATTGTGTTTGATGATATATGGGATGTGGAATTCTGGAATGCAATTAGATTTGCACTGCCCGAAAATGGCTATGGCAATCGTGTCATGCTAACAACACGGAAAGCTGATGTAGCCTCGGCATCTTGCAACAAATCTCAAGATTATGTCTACAAAATGGTGCCCCTGTCTTTCGAGGATTCATGGACCCTATTTTGCAACAAGATCTTCAAAGGAAATGGTTGTCCTGCCCATCTAACAGATGTTGCAAAAGGTATATTGGGGAAATGTGAGGGATTGCCGCTTGCGGTTCTTGCAATCAGTGGGTTGTTGGCTTTGAAAGACGTGAATATTGCAGAGGAATGGGAGATGGTTCGACGCAGCCTAGTGGGTGAATTAGAAGGCTCTGGTATGCTGGACAGGGTCAGAAAGATACTTTCTCTCAGTTACAATGATCTGCCCTGCCATCTTAAGACCTGTTTGTTGTATTTAAGCATTTACCCAGAGGATTATGAAATAGGTTGTCATACACTTGTTCAATTATGGTCAGCTGAAGGATTTGTAGGAAAGAGAGAAGGAATGACAATGATGGATGTAGGCTACAATTACCTCAGAGAACTGGTCAATAGGAGCCTAATTCAAGTGACTGAAAGTTTGTATGAAGGAATCCCCAGGGATTGTCGAATCCATGACCTAGTGCGAGAAGTTGTTCTTTCCAAGGCAAGGGAGCAAAATATGATCACAATTACTACTGGACAATACACAAAGTGGTTCTCTCAGAAGGTACGCCGTTTGGTAGTCCATAGTAGCAGCAACAACACCGAGCAGCACCAAGAAAGCCAATGTTATAGCTTTAAACACCTTCGATCCTTTATTACGATGAATCCATTAATATCCAGAACCTTGTTATCTAAAGTTTTAACGAGTGGCAGATTGTTAAAGGTTTTGGATTTGTGTAATGAAGAGACATTGGAGGAAATTCCAAATGAGATTTTCAACTTGTATCATCTCAGGCATCTGAACCTATATGGGACAGGAGTTCAAGCAGTCCCGAAATTCATAGGAAAGCTTCGAAATTTGGAGTATTTGGATTTGCGTGAAACTGAAGTCAAGGAATTACCCATGGAAATCCTGAAGCTAAAAAAGCTTGAGCATCTTATGGTATACCAAAAAGTTGATTCTTCTGATGACAGGTATGGAGTACATGGGTTTAAAGCTCCATCAAAATTGGGAGGACTTCTTGCCCTAGAATCATTAACAACTATAGATGTCAGTAGCGGATCCGCAACAGTTAAAGAGATAGGGAAATTGACTCAATTAAGACGATTAGGGATTTCAAATCTGAGAAGAGAAGATGGAAAGGTGCTCTGCTCCTCCCTTGCCACCCTCACTAGACTTTGGGAATTAAACATTGCTTCAATTAGAAATGAAGGTGGTGATTATGAGGTAATGGATCTGAATCATCATGATCAACAACAACATTCTCTTTCATCTTCGACGCCTTCTTCATTTCTCCAATCTCTTCGTATGCTAATATTGTATGGCCGCTTAGAAATGATGCCGCAATGGATAGCTCATCTTGAAAGCTTGGTAAGAATAGATTTGAGGTGGAGCCGTTTAAGGGTTGAAGAGGATCCGCTTGAACCCCTCCACCATTTGCCAAATTTGGTAACTATTCAATTTTTTGGATCTTACCAAGGAGAGGGGCTGTTTTTCAAGGCTGGAGGATTCCTGAAGTTAAAGAAATTGTACCTAGAGAAATTAGAGAAGTTAAAATGGCTGAAAGTGGAGGACGGTGCATTACCCAATCTCCAAGAACTGGATCTGAATGCATTACCCAGTCTCCACAAACTCACTCTGGATAGACTTCCATTGCTAGAGGAGTTACCTTTGGGAATTCAGCACTCAAGGAATCTTCGAAAGCTGTATTTGTCTGGGTTGAGTTCTCAACTGATGGAGAAGCTAGAGAATCTAAATGAAGATACTGAAGATTATAGAAAAATTGCACACGTTTCTGAAGTTGTCATTCAATTGTGGACAGATGAGGAGGGATGGAGACTGCACCGGCTGTGGGGGAAGAAGATGTAA